The DNA sequence CGCAATTTTAACCGTGCCGTCATCATCAATTTCAATAGTAGTACCAGTTTCTTCAGTAAGCTGACGAATAGTAGCACCACCTTTACCGATAATGTCACGAATCTTATCTTGGCTTACTTTCATGGTGTGAATGCGCGGAGCAAACTCAGAGATTTCTTCTCTGTGACCTGCAATCGCTTCATCCATAACAGATAAGATGTGAGTACGCGCTGCTTTTGCTTGGTTTAACGCAATTTGCATAATTTCTTGCGTGATACCTTCAATCTTGATATCCATTTGTAGTGCAGTAATACCTTCAGTAGTACCCGCTACTTTAAAGTCCATATCACCTAAGTGATCTTCATCACCTAAAATGTCAGAAAGAACAACAAAGTTATCACCTTCTTTTACAAGACCCATAGCAATACCAGCAACTGATGCTTTAATTGGTACACCAGCATCCATAAGTGCTAATGAAGTACCACAAACAGAAGCCATTGACGATGAACCATTAGATTCAGTGATTTCTGATACGACACGTACTGCATACGGGAATTCTTCAACCGTTGGCATAACCGCTTGAATACCACGCTTAGCTAAACGTCCGTGACCGATTTCACGACGCTTAGGAGAGCCAACAAAGCCTGTTTCACCGACACAGTATGGAGGGAAATTGTAGTGAAGCATAAAGGCATCTGTTTTCTCGCCCATTAAAGTATCTAAACGCTGTGCATCACGCTGTGTACCTAAAGTAGCTGTTACTAATGCTTGTGTTTCACCACGTGTAAATACCGCACTACCGTGAGTTCTTGGTAGAACACCCGTCATGACATCTAATGCACGGATAGACTCAGGATCACGACCATCAATACGCGGTGTACCTTGAGTAATGCGACCACGTACTACTGTTTTTTCTAAGTCGTGGAATAAGTCTTTCGCTTCTTGAACGTTTAGCTCTTCATCTTCAGCTTGTAACTGCTCAACCACTGCGTTTCTGATTTCAGCAATACGTTCATAACGAACTGCTTTTTCAGTAATTTGGTAAGCTTCGTTTACTTGCTCTTCAGAAAGCTCAGCAATTTTAG is a window from the Litorilituus sediminis genome containing:
- the pnp gene encoding polyribonucleotide nucleotidyltransferase, coding for MLNPITKKFQFGQHTVTLETGAIARQASAAVMASMDDTSVLVSVVAKKEAVEGQDFFPLTVNYQERTYAAGKIPGSFFKREGRPSEEETLIARLIDRPIRPLFPEGFTNEVQVIITVVSVNPEISPDIISLLGTSAALAICGAPFNGPVGAARVGYQDGKYLLNPLQSELETSELDLVVSGTDSAVLMVESEADVLSEEVMLGAVVYGHEQMQAAITAINEFKAEVNNPVWDWTAPEKNTALAAKIAELSEEQVNEAYQITEKAVRYERIAEIRNAVVEQLQAEDEELNVQEAKDLFHDLEKTVVRGRITQGTPRIDGRDPESIRALDVMTGVLPRTHGSAVFTRGETQALVTATLGTQRDAQRLDTLMGEKTDAFMLHYNFPPYCVGETGFVGSPKRREIGHGRLAKRGIQAVMPTVEEFPYAVRVVSEITESNGSSSMASVCGTSLALMDAGVPIKASVAGIAMGLVKEGDNFVVLSDILGDEDHLGDMDFKVAGTTEGITALQMDIKIEGITQEIMQIALNQAKAARTHILSVMDEAIAGHREEISEFAPRIHTMKVSQDKIRDIIGKGGATIRQLTEETGTTIEIDDDGTVKIAATDGEQAKDAIARITALTAEIEVGSIYEGKVVRIVDFGAFVNVLPGKDGLVHISQISEERVNNVADVLSEGQEVKVKVLEVDRQGRVRLSIKEAMEKPAEEAAEPAAE